The window TGACGGGCGAGCGCTTGTTCGTCGGCGAGTCCGACTTCTCCACCCTGGAGAAGGTTCGCAACGCCGAAGTGCCCGCTCCACGGCAGTTCAACCCGAACATCCCCGCCGGACTCGAGAAGGTGTTGATGAAGGCTCTCTCCGGAGAGGCCGATACCCGCTACCAGTGGGGCTCGGACCTGCAGGAGGACCTGATGCGCTTCCTCCTCGCGGGGGATGCCATCTACTCGTCCAAGCACCTCTCGGCCTACATGAAGGAGGTCTTCGCCGAGGACATCCTGCGCGAAGCCGAGAAGATGGAGCGCTATGCCTCCATCGAGCGCCCAGAGCAGATCGAGGCCACCGGTGTCACGGGCGACATGTTGCGCGCTTCCCGCAGGCCACAGGCGGGCCCCTCCCTGTCGGCGTCTACTCGTCCCACCCCCTCTTCGACTCCATCCCTCGCGCGCGCGGAGTATGAGTCTCCTCCCGAGGAGGATGAGGAGGAGCCACAGGAGGAGGAGATTGGCGCGGGAGAAAAAACGCAGATCGTCGATTCCTCCTTCGTTTTTCGAGGACAGGAAGAACGAGAGAAAAAGCGGCCCGCCGTCGTCCCCTCCGGGCCTTCGGAAAGCGTGCTGGTCGATGACAGCCTGACGGGCGAGACCGCGTACATCGCCGATTCGGAATCCACCCAGGCCCCCTCGTCCCGCAACAGCGGCAAACCCCAGGTGGTCATCGGGGAGGGCGAGGGCTATGCCGGGGCGACGGTCATCGGCCCCGCGCCCACTTCCAGGCCGGAGCCGGAGGAGATGGAAGCCCCCAACGCCACCCGGGTGGGGTCTGTGCGCGGTACCATGGCGCGTCCGGCTCTCACGGGCGAAATGCCGCGGCTAGACGACGAGGAGCCCGCCACCTTCGACGAGTCGTCCGAGGATGAACGTACGGACGCCGGGAGGGATCCTCGGGAAGAGGAGATGACGGGACCCATCCACGTCCCCGACATGGAGCAGGAGGAGCCGCCCGAAAAGGTCGCGCCGCTCCCCAAGAAGACGCCCAAGCCCGCCGTCCAGGGCAGCCGCAAGCCGCCGCCCAAGGTGATCATCGCCGCCGCAGCGGCCGCCGCTGTGGTGCTGCTCGTCGTCCTCGGGGCCGTGTTGTTCTCCGGACCCAACAAGGGCAGCTTGATGATCTCCGTTCAACCCGCGGGTGCCGAGGTCCAGATCGACGGGCAGGCCTACCCCCAGAACAAGGTCATCGAGCTGCCGGAAGGTGTCCATTCCCTGACCGCGTCCTCCCCCGGATACCTGTCAGCGGTTCAAGAAATCCGCGTCACCCAGGGGCAGCAGCCTCAGCTCATCTCGCTCGTGCTGAAGGAAGAGACTCCCTCGGCGCCTGGTACTCCCCCCGCTGATGCTCATGCGGTGGCGGCCACCGGCACCGGGACCCCTTCCTCCGATGCTCCAACCGAACAGCAGGCTCCTGCTTCTGCTCCGGACGAGACGGTGGCGGGCTCGGGGACGGGTACCGGCACGCCCCCTCCCGCCGCGGAGCAGCCGCCCAAGCCGGCCCTGTTCTCGGCGGTGTTCGTGGGTGAACCGGGTGGTGCCGAGGTCGAGGTGGGTGGCAAGCGCGTGGGAAAGACGCCCGATGCCACACTCGCCAATCTGATCGTGGGCAAGACCTACACCTTCGTGGCGACCCGCGCCGGCTACCAGACCTACTCGGGTGAGTTCCGCTCCGATGGCGAGGAGCAGATCAAGGTCTCCTTCGTCCTCAAGAAGGAGGCGCCTCCGCCCACGGCCGACGAGCGTCCCTCACCGACCAAGCCCGCCATCGATCGCCCTGCGGCCAAGCCCGCGAAGGTCGCCGCCAAGCCTCAGACCGTCGCCAAGGGCAAGCTCGCCTGCAGCTCGCGTCCGCTCGGTGCCCAGATCTGGGTGGATGGCAAGTACTCGGGCCGGGACACTCCCGCCGCGCTCGGCAACCCCCTCGTGCTTCCCGTGGGCAGCCATACCATCGTCTTCAAGCTCGGCTCCCAACAGAGCAAACCCCAGAAGGTGACCATCACCGAAGGGGACATGGCCAAGCTCGTCAACGTGCAGCTCGAGTAGCACCCCGCATGGCGGGCGCTTCCTCCAGTGTTCTCCCCTGGAGGGACGCCCTCCGCGCCCCCTGTTTCCCAGCCTTGGTTCCGCTAAGGTAAGATCATCATGACGACGACGCCCATTCGCGGAAAGGCCGCTTCGGCCGGACCCGCTCAGCAGCCTTTCTCCTATCCGCTTCGCCGTGAGTTCGTGGAGCCCGATTGGAGGCGCCTGCCCGGTTACAAGGACGTGACCCAGGCCGAATGGGAAAGCTCCGTCTGGCAGCGCAAGCACACCGTCAAGAACCTCAAGGAGCTCCAGGCCGTCCTCGGCTCCCTCCTGCCGCAGGAACTCCTGGCCAGCCTGGAGCGCGATCAGCGTGAGCGCGCGACCATGTCCATCCTCGTGCCGCCCCAGATGATCAACACGATGGATGAGACGGACCTGTGGAACGATCCGGTCCGCCGCTACATGCTGCCCGCCTTCGACGACCGGCACCCCGAGTGGCCCAACCACC is drawn from Cystobacter ferrugineus and contains these coding sequences:
- a CDS encoding serine/threonine-protein kinase encodes the protein MKKPTLFGKYLLLERINVGGMAEVFTAKAFGVEGFERILAIKKILPTMAEDDEFITMFIDEARISVQLNHANIVHIHELGKHEDTYFIAMEYVSGRDLRTILERYRRRKEIMPTAQAVFLASKICEGLDYAHRKKDARGQDLNIIHRDISPQNILISYEGEVKLIDFGIAKAANRSQKTQAGILKGKFGYMSPEQVRGLPIDRRSDIFAVGVILYEMLTGERLFVGESDFSTLEKVRNAEVPAPRQFNPNIPAGLEKVLMKALSGEADTRYQWGSDLQEDLMRFLLAGDAIYSSKHLSAYMKEVFAEDILREAEKMERYASIERPEQIEATGVTGDMLRASRRPQAGPSLSASTRPTPSSTPSLARAEYESPPEEDEEEPQEEEIGAGEKTQIVDSSFVFRGQEEREKKRPAVVPSGPSESVLVDDSLTGETAYIADSESTQAPSSRNSGKPQVVIGEGEGYAGATVIGPAPTSRPEPEEMEAPNATRVGSVRGTMARPALTGEMPRLDDEEPATFDESSEDERTDAGRDPREEEMTGPIHVPDMEQEEPPEKVAPLPKKTPKPAVQGSRKPPPKVIIAAAAAAAVVLLVVLGAVLFSGPNKGSLMISVQPAGAEVQIDGQAYPQNKVIELPEGVHSLTASSPGYLSAVQEIRVTQGQQPQLISLVLKEETPSAPGTPPADAHAVAATGTGTPSSDAPTEQQAPASAPDETVAGSGTGTGTPPPAAEQPPKPALFSAVFVGEPGGAEVEVGGKRVGKTPDATLANLIVGKTYTFVATRAGYQTYSGEFRSDGEEQIKVSFVLKKEAPPPTADERPSPTKPAIDRPAAKPAKVAAKPQTVAKGKLACSSRPLGAQIWVDGKYSGRDTPAALGNPLVLPVGSHTIVFKLGSQQSKPQKVTITEGDMAKLVNVQLE